The following coding sequences are from one Apodemus sylvaticus chromosome X, mApoSyl1.1, whole genome shotgun sequence window:
- the LOC127675273 gene encoding germ cell-less protein-like 2 → MGLLTSRVLRCGGSSLEEPQPEAIASPSRPSVSRKRKLSSSEGLTPSSEVHGPQNRGVNLHQVLNYIYRKRVKISSNYAYENLFLNGKDSDIKILALGRTWYLHKVFLCHSGYFANILKGIWRESHSRVIRLVIKNEDIDARSLHIVFGSLYTDEDLSITPLEVPHVLAAACLLRVDRVIRQCDGIMKTTINRNTACSYYLAAETYRLNAVKTQCFEWLLHNLMIHPSVALYKEVDTKLMYLLASSSDLLVRQKEMDVYTTLKKWMFLYFNPYWNGTFMQLLDHANNWLSTCMGYIHNISFLESEEGLIFQPVFKTLRFQHIICDLASTIILEEDRLIPLHWLSPVYKQQWLILLHAQEYGATGPQTINEEQLEECTMRCGKRIPKDGRYTWKWTASRLSFPIRVTFTRQCVIFRQRHQECDGSACENHIRNIIFRITLMCFDSNQKVTFSKTTGYKILTFEYNEEQIVMKLDTEILTFPLYIFGNFLFVNLASAENE, encoded by the coding sequence ATGGGGCTTTTAACCAGCAGGGTCTTGAGATGCGGGGGTTCCAGCCTGGAAGAGCCACAGCCAGAAGCCATAGCCAGTCCCAGCCGTCCATCTGTCAGTCGCAAGCGAAAACTGAGCAGTTCGGAAGGTTTGACACCAAGCTCTGAAGTTCATGGACCTCAAAACCGGGGAGTGAATCTACATCAAGTTCTCAACTACATCTACAGGAAGAGGGTTAAGATCTCATCTAATTATGcttatgaaaatttatttttgaacGGGAAAGACAGCGACATTAAAATCCTTGCTCTGGGAAGAACATGGTATTTACACAAAGTATTTTTATGTCATTCAGGCTACTTTGCTAACATCCTCAAAGGTATTTGGAGAGAATCACATAGTCGTGTTATTAGACTGGTCATTAAGAACGAGGATATTGATGCCAGATCTCTGCACATTGTGTTTGGTTCTTTGTACACGGATGAGGATTTGTCAATAACACCTCTGGAAGTTCCTCACGTTTTGGCAGCAGCATGCCTGCTTCGGGTGGATCGAGTAATTCGCCAGTGTGATGGGATCATGAAGACAACCATCAACAGGAACACTGCGTGCTCCTATTATTTGGCAGCAGAAACCTATAGATTAAATGCTGTAAAGACCCAGTGCTTTGAATGGCTTCTTCACAATTTGATGATACATCCAAGTGTGGCCCTTTACAAGGAAGTAGATACAAAATTGATGTATCTTCTTGCCTCTTCTTCTGACTTACTAGTGAGGCAAAAGGAGATGGATGTATATACCACACTGAAAAAATGGATGTTCCTTTATTTTAATCCATACTGGAACGGAACCTTCATGCAGCTTTTGGACCATGCTAACAACTGGCTTTCCACCTGCATGGGATATATCCACAACATCAGTTTTCTTGAAAGTGAAGAAGGACTAATATTTCAACCAGTGTTTAAAACGCTAAGGTTCCAGCACATCATCTGTGATTTGGCTTCCACAATTATTCTTGAAGAGGATCGTCTAATTCCTTTGCATTGGTTGTCTCCCGTTTATAAACAACAGTGGCTGATTTTGCTACATGCACAAGAATACGGGGCAACGGGACCACAAACCATCAATGAAGAACAGCTCGAAGAGTGCACCATGAGATGTGGTAAAAGGATCCCCAAAGATGGTAGATACACTTGGAAGTGGACAGCTTCCCGACTTAGCTTTCCTATTCGTGTCACCTTTACCAGGCAGTGTGTAATTTTCAGGCAAAGGCATCAGGAATGTGATGGTTCTGCTTGCGAAAACCATATCCGAAATATCATATTCAGAATAACTTTGATGTGTTTTGACTCCAACCAGAAAGTAACTTTCAGcaaaacaacaggttataaaatcCTTACATTTGAATATAATGAGGAGCAAATTGTAATGAAATTGGATACTGAAATTCTCACCTTCCCTTTGTATATATTTGGCAATTTCCTGTTCGTAAACCTAGCAAGTGCAGAAAACGAGTAA